In the Alphaproteobacteria bacterium genome, AAAGCGGCGGCCGGAAACGGCCGCCGGCGCGCTTTGCGCGCCTTCTTTTGCGCCACGCAAAGCGGCGGCCGGAAACGGCCGCCGGCGCGCTTTGCGCGCCTTCTTTTGCGCCACGCAAAGCGGCGGCCGGAAACGGCCGCCGGCGCGCTTTGCGCGCCTTCTTTTGCGCCACGCAAAGAGGCGGCAAGAAACGGCCGCCGGCTCGATCCAGCATAGCAGCTATTCCATTCTCTCTCGGCACTATCCTTATCAGCACTCGGCATTATCCTTTTCCGCCTGTTACAATCCGCCGCAATTTGTCGGGCAGAGGATCGTGAAGATGTCGGCAGTCGCATCGCAAGAGGCGGGACGCAACGACGGAACCGTGATGGCGCTGGTCGGGTCGGCGCATTTTTCAAGCCATTTGCTCCAATTGGCGCTGGCTCCGCTCTTTCCGATTCTTCATGCTGAATTCGGCGTGGGCTATACCGAGCTCGGCCTGATTGTGACCCTCTTCTACGTTGCATCGGGCTTCGGTCAGGCGGCAGCCGGCGTTCTCGTCGATCGCTATGGCGCCCATCGCCTTCTCGTGGCCGGTCTCACGACTCTCTCGATTGCAGTGGCACTTACGGGATTGGTGACCTCCTATTGGATGTTCCTCCCGCTCGCCTTGATCGCCGGGCTCGGCAACAGCGTATTCCACCCCGCGGACCTTTCGATCCTCAGCCATAGGGTGAGCGAGCGCCGGGTGGGGCGCGCCTTCGCCCTTCACGGCATTTCCGGGCAACTCGGCTTCGCCACCGCCCCAGTCGCGATGACGTTCATGGCTGAAGTGGGCAGCTGGCGCATGGCGCTCGTCATCGTCGGCGTGGTGGGGCTCGTCGTCGCGGCCGTCTTGAATTGGAACAACACATTCCTCGTTTACGAAACGAAGCGCGCAGCGGCACCGCATGCGGGCGGAGCGCCCCGTTCAACGCGCTATCTCGAGATCATCGGTTCGCCCGTCGTCATTCTCGCCTTTGCCTACTTCGCTTTGACCGCGTTCGGCGGGACCGGCATTCAGACCTTTTCCATCGCAGCGCTTACGTCAGGCTTCGGCCTCACGCTGAGTGTCGCAACCCTCGGACTCACCGCATATCTCATCGGCAATTCCTTTGGGCTGATCCTTGGCGGCTTCCTCGCCGACCGCACGCAAAACCATCATCGCGTGGCGATGGGGGGAATGATCGTGGCAAGTGCGATGGTGCTCGTCGTCGTCGCACTCGCGACCTTCCCGCCGGTCGTGGTGCCGGTCCTTGTCGCCGCCGGGTTGGCGAACGGGCTGACCGCACCCTCGCGCGATTTATTGATCCGCCGTGCTGCTGTTGGCGCCGGGATGGGCAGCGTCTTCGGCTTCGTCTACTCGGGCTTCGATCTCGGCTCGTCGACCGCACCCCTCGTCTTCGGTGCGCTGATCGACAATCACTCCCCCCATGCCGTCTTTCTCATCGTCGCCTTGGCGTTTGCCCTCGCGGCCCCCACCGTCATGCAGGTACGGCGCCGAGCCGTGCGCCGGGCGAGCGCGGTGGCCGGCGAATGAACAAAGGCCGCGGCCATCACAATTTCAGCTCCCAATATTGTCCCACGAGGTCGTGGCCGAAGCTCGTGTGCGGCTCTTCGCGCACAAGGTTGAAACCGGCCGCCTCATAAATCCGACGGGCGGCGTCGAGCACACTGTTGGTCCACAAGGTCAACTTCCGATAACCCGCCATGCCCGCGAAATCGATGCATTCGCGCACGAGATGCCCACCGATGCCGAGGCCCCGCGCCTTGGGGTCGACGATCAGGAGGCGAAGCTTGGCGCTCGACTCCGTTTGTTTCACCAGGAATACGGAACCGACTTTTTCGCCGTTCCGCTCTGCGATCCAACAACGCTCGCGCTTGAGATCGAAATTTCGCAGGAACTTGGCGCCGATCTCGGCGACTAGCGCCTCGAAAGTATCGTCCCAACCGTACTCCCGCGCGTAGACGGTACCGTGAAGGGCGACGACCCAGCCGATATCGCCCGGCCGGTGCGGCCGGAGAAGGTAGGGCGGGTCGCCTTCCGGCCTGACGCCAAGAAGCCCTTCGATCGTCGCCATTGCCGCGACCAAGCGGTCCTGCTCGTCCGGCGAATGCCCGGTGAGGATGGCGCCGACCTCCTCGCGTGCACGCGCGTTGAGGGGAGCGAAGGTCCGGCGTCCTTCATCGGTGAGGCGGAGCAGGTTCCGCCGCCCGTCGGTCCCGGAGAGCACCTTTTCGACGAGACCGTCCTTCGCGAACCGGGCGAGAATGCGGCTCATATAGCCGGGATCGAGCCCAAGATCCCGCACGAGTTCGCCCGCCGTCGGTTGTTCGCGATGGGCCAGCTCGTAAAGGACCCGCATTTCGGCAAGCGAGAACGGCGATTGCAGCAGGCCCTCATGGAGCACGCCGATCTTTCGCGTATAGAATCGGTTGAAGCGCCGGACGGCCTCGACGCGCACCTCGAGATCCCTTGCAGCCATGACGGTCGCCCTCGCTTGGCATGCCCTCAGATAATTGACAGAGTCAACAATATGCTTGATTTTGTCAAGTAAGTACCTCCGTTTACTGCGGTCGGAATTTGGCTGCGCTCGGCCCTATCGCCCGCGGCAGAGTCCCAGTAAGCTCAGCCGCCAAAGAGCCGACGCCCAATCCTTGGCATGTCAATCACGAGGCAAACCGCGATGCCGCTCGACAAGTCGACAATCGACACCCTTTCCAAGGTCACGACCGCGACGATCACGACAATTCTCCTCAAGAAGGGCCTGCGCAACGTCTGGCTGCGCGGCACGCACCCGATGACACCAGGCCAGCCGCGGGTGGTCGGACCCGCCTTCACCTTGCGCTTCGTGCCGGCGCGCGAGGATTTGGCGACGCCCGAGTCCTGGTCTTCGCCCCGTTCGACGCGGGCAGCGATCGAGACGATGCCGGCGGGCTGCGTGGTCGTCGCCGACGCGATGGGCGTGCTTGATGCCGGTATCTTCGGCGACATCCTGTGCGCGCGATTGAATAAGCGCGATGTCGCCGCACTCGTCATCGACGGCGTGGTGCGCGATCGCGCAGGCATCCTCGCGACGGGCTTTCCGGTCTGGTGCCGAGGCAATGCAGCACCCCCATCGGTCGCGGCCTTGACGTTTGTCGGGTGGCAGGAGCCGATCGGTTGCGGGGGTGTGGCGGTCTTCCCGGACGATGCGATCGTCGCCGACGATGACGGTGCGGTCGTGATCCCAGCGGCGTTCATCGACGAAGTCGCGAAGCTCGGTATAGAGCAGGAGCGGCTCGAGGGCTGGATCATGCGCCGGGTCGAATCCGGCGAAAAGCTTCCCGGGCTCTACCCGCCCGATGCCGAGACGAAGGCGCGCTACGAGGCGGAAATGAAACGCCGCTAGTTACGCTTCGTATGCGCGACCGCCGGCTTCAATAAAACGACAGCATGGGATCGATGGCGATGGCGACGACGATGCAATATCGCACGCTCGGCAAGAGCGGAATAAGGGTGTCTCCCCTTTGCCTTGGCACGATGATGTTCGGCGGTGCGACCGACGAAGAGAGCAGTCGGCGGATCGTTTCGACGGCCCGCGATGCGGGCGTCAATTTCATCGACACCGCCGACCAATACAACGCGGGCAAGGCCGAGGAGATCGTGGGCCGCGCGATCAAGTCCGAGCGCGATGCTTGGGTCGTCGCGACCAAAGCGGCCAACATCATGGGACCGGGCCCCAATCAGCGGGGCCTCTCGCGCAAATGGCTGCGTGAGGCGGTCGAGAACAGCTTGCGCCGCTTGGATACGGACTACATCGACATCCTTTACCTCCACCGCGAGGATCACGATGCGCCGCTCGAGACGACGGTGAGTGCGGTGGCCGACATGATCGGCTGCGGCAAGGTGCTGCATTTCGGCGTCTCGAATTTCCGGTCCTGGCGTCTTGCGGAGGTCTGCAACATCTGCGACCGGCTCGGCATCGACCGCCCGATCGTCAACCAACCCTATTACAACGCCATGAACAGGATGCCGGAAGTCGAGCTCCTCCCGGCCTCCGCCTTCTATGGGCTGGGCGTCGTCCCCTATAGCCCGCTTGCGCGCGGCGTGCTCACGGGCAAGTACACCGCCGACGCAGCACCCCCGCCCGACACGCGCGCCGGGCGCAACGACAAACGGATGCTCGAAACCGAATGGCGAGCCGAGTCGCTGGCGATTGCGCAGGAATTAAGGGGGCATGCGGAAAAGCGCGGCATGACCGCGGGGCAATTCGCGCTGAATTGGGTTCTCAACAACGCACTCGTCACGTCCGTGATCGCGGGTCCCCGCACCTTGGCACAGTTCGAGGACAATCTCGGCGCCTTTGCGCATCGCTTCACGGTGGAGGACGAAGCTCTTGTCGACAGGCTGGTGACGGCCGGGCACCCCTCGACCCCCGGCTACAACGATCCCCAATACCCGATCGAGGGCCGTGTGCCGCGCACAGGCAAATAGTCGGAGCCCCGGCGGCAGCGACACGCGTTTTGCCGTCTCGGTATCGACAAAGGGTTCTCCCTCCTCGCCGAGCAGCGTAAACTGCGGCCCGTGAAAAGCCTTATCGTTATTCTTGCGGCATGCGCCGTGCTGGCGTCGAACGACGCGGTCGCTCAAGGTGGGGCGAACCCGTCGTCGCCCTGGGCCAACGCCACGATCGAGCAGCTTACGAATGGCGCTCAAAGGGGCGATCCCGCCGCCGCCTACGGGCTCGGCATGAAATACTGGCTCGGCGACGGGACGCGCAAGGACGTAAAGGCCGCCGTCGTGTGGTTCAGCCGTGCCGCGTCCAAGGATTTTGCTCCGGCCGATGCGGCACTCGGGGTCATTTACGAGGAAGACGAGGGGCTCGCGGCGGACGAAGGCGAGGCAGCGCACTTTTACCGCCGAGGGGCGGAGCTTGGCGATGCGCTTTCGCAATATCGGCTTGGCCTGCTCCTCACGAAGGGCCGCGGGGTTGAGCGCAACTACACCGAAGCGGCACTCTGGTACAAGGCCGCCGCGGACCAAGGCTTCCCCGACGCGCAGAACAATCTCGGCTTTTTGTTCGCGGTGGGTCTCGGTGTCCCGCAAGACCTCCAGATGGCCCGGTCGTTGTACGAAAAGGCCGCCGCCGCGGGCAATGCCGAGGCCAAGGAAAACCTCGCCAAGCTCGAGGCGATTGCGAACGCCCCTGCAACGCCCCCAACGCCACCGCAGGCCGCAACACCCGCCGCGTCGGAACCGCAGACCAATGCACCGGCGACCCCGACGACACCCGAGGAAATTTGGGCAGCCCTCATTAAGACGAAGGTTCAACAGAAGGATTTGCCCGAAGGTTTTTCAGCACCAACGGCCGTGGCGAAAGATCTCGACTCGACGGCAGGCCGTCCCGCCCACGAACTCAAGGTGAGCGTTTCTCACCCGGAGGGTGCTCATTGGTTCAGCTTTCGGGTCTATGCGAGTGCCGAGGCGGCACGCGCGGCCTACACGGATTTCGCGGCGAATGTCGGGGCCGAGCTAGCGCAGACGACTCGCTTCAGGCCTTTTTCGATTAGCCGGCTCATGGATGGCCAGCCTTACATCTTCAAGTGCATCCAATCCTATCCGGCCAGCGATCCGGACGACCATGAGGTCCAATGCGTTTACGACGAACCGAATTCCCCGGTGATGTTCGCTGCCGGGACGAGTGCGCGTTACAAGGACGCGGAATATCCGCCGGACAAG is a window encoding:
- a CDS encoding ribonuclease activity regulator RraA gives rise to the protein MPLDKSTIDTLSKVTTATITTILLKKGLRNVWLRGTHPMTPGQPRVVGPAFTLRFVPAREDLATPESWSSPRSTRAAIETMPAGCVVVADAMGVLDAGIFGDILCARLNKRDVAALVIDGVVRDRAGILATGFPVWCRGNAAPPSVAALTFVGWQEPIGCGGVAVFPDDAIVADDDGAVVIPAAFIDEVAKLGIEQERLEGWIMRRVESGEKLPGLYPPDAETKARYEAEMKRR
- a CDS encoding bifunctional helix-turn-helix transcriptional regulator/GNAT family N-acetyltransferase, which gives rise to MAARDLEVRVEAVRRFNRFYTRKIGVLHEGLLQSPFSLAEMRVLYELAHREQPTAGELVRDLGLDPGYMSRILARFAKDGLVEKVLSGTDGRRNLLRLTDEGRRTFAPLNARAREEVGAILTGHSPDEQDRLVAAMATIEGLLGVRPEGDPPYLLRPHRPGDIGWVVALHGTVYAREYGWDDTFEALVAEIGAKFLRNFDLKRERCWIAERNGEKVGSVFLVKQTESSAKLRLLIVDPKARGLGIGGHLVRECIDFAGMAGYRKLTLWTNSVLDAARRIYEAAGFNLVREEPHTSFGHDLVGQYWELKL
- a CDS encoding MFS transporter gives rise to the protein MSAVASQEAGRNDGTVMALVGSAHFSSHLLQLALAPLFPILHAEFGVGYTELGLIVTLFYVASGFGQAAAGVLVDRYGAHRLLVAGLTTLSIAVALTGLVTSYWMFLPLALIAGLGNSVFHPADLSILSHRVSERRVGRAFALHGISGQLGFATAPVAMTFMAEVGSWRMALVIVGVVGLVVAAVLNWNNTFLVYETKRAAAPHAGGAPRSTRYLEIIGSPVVILAFAYFALTAFGGTGIQTFSIAALTSGFGLTLSVATLGLTAYLIGNSFGLILGGFLADRTQNHHRVAMGGMIVASAMVLVVVALATFPPVVVPVLVAAGLANGLTAPSRDLLIRRAAVGAGMGSVFGFVYSGFDLGSSTAPLVFGALIDNHSPHAVFLIVALAFALAAPTVMQVRRRAVRRASAVAGE
- a CDS encoding tetratricopeptide repeat protein, with protein sequence MKSLIVILAACAVLASNDAVAQGGANPSSPWANATIEQLTNGAQRGDPAAAYGLGMKYWLGDGTRKDVKAAVVWFSRAASKDFAPADAALGVIYEEDEGLAADEGEAAHFYRRGAELGDALSQYRLGLLLTKGRGVERNYTEAALWYKAAADQGFPDAQNNLGFLFAVGLGVPQDLQMARSLYEKAAAAGNAEAKENLAKLEAIANAPATPPTPPQAATPAASEPQTNAPATPTTPEEIWAALIKTKVQQKDLPEGFSAPTAVAKDLDSTAGRPAHELKVSVSHPEGAHWFSFRVYASAEAARAAYTDFAANVGAELAQTTRFRPFSISRLMDGQPYIFKCIQSYPASDPDDHEVQCVYDEPNSPVMFAAGTSARYKDAEYPPDKVWQRLTDLVVYARARSQPAIASRVGKF
- a CDS encoding aldo/keto reductase; this translates as MQYRTLGKSGIRVSPLCLGTMMFGGATDEESSRRIVSTARDAGVNFIDTADQYNAGKAEEIVGRAIKSERDAWVVATKAANIMGPGPNQRGLSRKWLREAVENSLRRLDTDYIDILYLHREDHDAPLETTVSAVADMIGCGKVLHFGVSNFRSWRLAEVCNICDRLGIDRPIVNQPYYNAMNRMPEVELLPASAFYGLGVVPYSPLARGVLTGKYTADAAPPPDTRAGRNDKRMLETEWRAESLAIAQELRGHAEKRGMTAGQFALNWVLNNALVTSVIAGPRTLAQFEDNLGAFAHRFTVEDEALVDRLVTAGHPSTPGYNDPQYPIEGRVPRTGK